A segment of the Chrysiogenia bacterium genome:
GGCGCGTGGTGAACGTGGCCGTCATGTGCAGCGCCGTCGACGGGCGAAGCATCTTCATCATGCCCCACGACAACTCGACCATCATCGGCACGACCGACGATGACTTCTACGGCGATCCCGACAGCCTCACCGTGAGCAAGGACGAGGTCGAGTACCTCATTCAGGGGATCGAGCGCGTGCTCCCCCAGGTGCGCAGCGCCCGCGTGGTGCGCGTGATGGCGGGCGTGCGCCCCACGCTCCACAAATGGGGCCCCAACGAAGATGAACTCTCGCGCGACCACAAGGTCTACGACCACGGCGCGCAGGACGGCGTCGAGGGCCTGTTCTCCATGGTGGGCGGCAAGCTGGCGGCCTACCGGATCATGAGCGAGGACGCCACGGACATCATCGGCGAGGCGCTCGGGCGAAAGGTCGCCTGCACCACGCATGTCAAACCGCTCCCCGGCGGTGAGAAGCAGCTCGATCTTCCCAAGCTGGCAGAGGAATCGGGGCTCTCGGAATACGCGCTCGCGCGCATCCACTTCCGTCACGGCGCGCGCACGCAGGACATCGCAAATCTCTGCAAGGAACGCCCGGGCCTGCAGCGCATCGTGTGCGCCTGCGAGCCGGTGACGGCGGCCGAGCTGACTTATGCGGTGCGCAGCGAGTGGGCGGCCAAGCTCTCGGACCTGCGCCGGCGCACGCGCCTTGGCACCGGTCCCTGCCAGGGCTGCCGCTGCACGCTGGAGGCGGGCTGCGTGCTGGCCGAGGAACTCGGTCACAGCGGCGAGGGGCAGCTCCAGGAAACCTACGACTTCCTGCGCAATCGCTGGAAGGGCAAGGTGCCCATCCTCGAGGGCGAACAGGTCGCGCAGGAAGAACTCCTTCAGCAGACTCACCTGCGCGTGCTGGGCATGCACCACTTTGTTGGCGACGACGGTCCCTTCGAGGGCTGGCGCGACCTGGCAAAGGCCGCGCGTGAGCCCGCACCGGTGCGCCCGCGCAAGGAGGTTGCCAGTGAGTGACCTCATTGTAATCGGCGGCGGCGCGGCCGGCGTGATGGCCGCTGCGGCAGCCAAAGAGGGCGGCGCGAGCGTCACGCTTGTCCAGCGCGCGCCCGGGGCCAGCGCGCTCTCGAGCGGCGCGATCGACTTTGCGGGCGATCCCGGCCTCGTGCCCGGTCGCGCGATGCAGGAGAACCCCTCGCTGCAGGCGAACCTCGCCGCGCAGCTCAATCACAATCCCTGGCATCCCTTCCACCAGATGGCGGCCGAATACGGCGCGCCCGAGGCGAAGGCCGGCCACCTGCTGCGCGGGCTAGAAGTGGCCTGCGCGC
Coding sequences within it:
- a CDS encoding FAD-dependent oxidoreductase, which encodes NGKPHTRLTTQEALAIEPGLKPKMVNGAVTMDEWGIDPFRLCTANALSAAEAGATIRNHTRVTGFLFEGKRVCGVKVQDFRTGAHEEIRAQVVFNAGGPWVLKILEGTGATAKMRPGKGVHVILDRRVVNVAVMCSAVDGRSIFIMPHDNSTIIGTTDDDFYGDPDSLTVSKDEVEYLIQGIERVLPQVRSARVVRVMAGVRPTLHKWGPNEDELSRDHKVYDHGAQDGVEGLFSMVGGKLAAYRIMSEDATDIIGEALGRKVACTTHVKPLPGGEKQLDLPKLAEESGLSEYALARIHFRHGARTQDIANLCKERPGLQRIVCACEPVTAAELTYAVRSEWAAKLSDLRRRTRLGTGPCQGCRCTLEAGCVLAEELGHSGEGQLQETYDFLRNRWKGKVPILEGEQVAQEELLQQTHLRVLGMHHFVGDDGPFEGWRDLAKAAREPAPVRPRKEVASE